Proteins encoded in a region of the Euleptes europaea isolate rEulEur1 chromosome 3, rEulEur1.hap1, whole genome shotgun sequence genome:
- the LOC130474731 gene encoding claudin-7-like, with protein sequence MTTCTTLLGLAVAPLGWVLMLTATVTPQWREFPERPGYPQDISFSDGLWESCVEVTSIQGKVCQPLPQEMAVSWPIQLARVLTVTSVLAGFLSYSLATAGVRWWAEHPNNCLAGISGLLHLLSGLAYLCATSYMAYRILADITNLQVPDEDKYRLGTCLYLGWSGGAAETFAGVCLATSFQGENSNRLMNLPPPYEVDY encoded by the coding sequence ATGACAACGTGCACCACACTTCTGGGGCTGGCCGTAGCTCCCCTGGGATGGGTCCTGATGTTGACCGCTACTGTAACACCGCAATGGCGTGAGTTCCCCGAGAGACCTGGCTACCCGCAAGACATCTCCTTCAGTGATGGCCTTTGGGAGAGCTGTGTGGAGGTAACCAGCATACAAGGCAAGGTATGCCAACCCCTGCCGCAGGAGATGGCTGTCTCCTGGCCCATTCAGCTGGCGAGGGTGCTGACGGTCACCTCTGTGCTCGCTGGCTTCTTGAGTTATAGTCTCGCCACTGCGGGGGTCCGTTGGTGGGCTGAACATCCAAACAACTGCCTTGCGGGAATCTCTGGGCTCTTGCACCTGCTGTCTGGACTCGCCTATCTCTGTGCTACCTCCTACATGGCATACAGAATCCTAGCTGACATTACCAATCTGCAGGTCCCAGATGAGGACAAATACCGTCTTGGAACATGCCTCTACTTAGGTTGGAGTGGAGGGGCAGCAGAGACTTTTGCTGGGGTGTGTCTGGCTACGAGTTTCCAAGGAGAGAACAGCAATCGTTTAATGAATCTACCCCCACCCTATGAAGTGGATTATTAA